The following proteins come from a genomic window of Anopheles ziemanni chromosome 3, idAnoZiCoDA_A2_x.2, whole genome shotgun sequence:
- the LOC131285145 gene encoding uncharacterized protein LOC131285145, whose translation MKKHYLYGEGSKPPNCTLSKYVKIYCGTCKELYGLFISFQISVCDDYSLPIDFVKKRPSSFDPCLVQHIPNNWASPSPQSDHVSFLEPLILQQPLSAVPTINSNIPGIGPTLSGIPATVGTISGHPPTLPPLPTTSGPANCAPQSVDAATAAAANTVAIKTVEEIFDTHRSYKATGRHRTRSRARRPDSCSEVKYINQNFSSGSSAPITSEEEDNDEEEDELSKIPELNSPDSISDDLVQPLPLRQSPIKTTGPNNSIRNPSPYYYSDLLKNKQQQQLDQDQGTDQQPRQEPAEEEADSNRQTSGTSAAGNIRQAREAGVRYKKSSSLDTPGAEKEVCLPKRYSITEEGVRIIRCDSPSTTTSDDSDCSECRKRRAWHAQALAIARASCNIGPLLDASSMPPHRLLGPAAVCACVTPAYGEDNDELFRPRSIFYVHQPGATDCADCLLSDPSVLPPAEAGTADDMANVRTRQIYETAFDSKITRSDDDLDEVDRITNQSVLLQLTKSNSSSASNMVSASQSRNKRLDSKRTKSAASKTPSSNPAVSAVNTEATGASVEAGSQAEQLSQDLQEKLQIDKQMDNIANANSTSSSQLPLRGYTPSPPSTAPLPMKFPGKHDRFFINSIKSAPNLPASNVGAQHPRLKDLRLDIQHVRNNDVPSGSCDGSMNDGPFAHNSKVGERPRSTLCLEPERVLELKRGHRSAHHHHGKQQQQRGRNFSSTESMATSSSGGSMESLKSSTSEGNRSTSSSDSRHSSSLSSHSSDSGPSMAYPLRVPVVVHNKLNILSPISDKSSQEPGSETSDINNRNNNSQKQSPVDGMATATGVAAGTGTLTSTKKDVDECTSGAGLIGTEAVKTSVTKRRSAPNKALLVITGPEIQGSDSGISLHSREDLKSRTNFLNLGIQRASMGLEKQNDHGKVAALPQDLHDLPFDMPKLRRRRAHLQQEPCTSGSVTSVDVGDLPFDMPKLRRRLRLSQNQQQQQHQLQQQQQQQLLQQSIPTVPSTSAAMLLQTSTESSGLSQASSSLSMRDSDNKLAMGGGLFKQSLTLNLNECGSRPPKKFGTLDLGLNLGSNRPHVDVIDASIPLDRQGWYHGSISRIDAEKILRPLSEGSFLVRNSESTRQDYSLTLKSAKGFMHMRIQRDADSGQFILGQFSRPFPTIPDMIRHFCLNRLPVRGAEHMCLLEPVIAQIL comes from the exons ATGAAGAAACATTATCTATACGGTGAAGGATCTAAGCCACCAAACT GTACTCTGTCAAAGTACGTTAAGATTTATTGTGGAACGTGTAAAGAACTTTATG GGTTGTTCATTTCTTTTCAGATATCCGTCTGTGATGACTACAGCTTACCGATTGACTTTGTAAAGAAACGACCGTCCAGTTTTGATCCTTGCCTCGTTCAACATATACCAAACAATTGGGCCTCACCGAGTCCACAGTCAGATCAC GTTTCATTTCTTGAACCATTAATACTGCAACAACCCTTGTCAGCGGTTCCGACCATCAACAGTAACATACCGGGTATCGGACCGACATTATCTGGTATCCCGGCAACAGTTGGTACGATCAGTGGACATCCACCGACGCTTCCTCCACTTCCAACGACATCCGGTCCTGCGAACTGTGCTCCACAATCTGTTGACGCAGCGACAGCGGCCGCGGCAAACACCGTTGCCATCAAGACCGTAGAAGAAATCTTTGATACGCATCGCAGTTACAAGGCGACCGGACGCCACCGGACACGAAGCCGTGCCCGAAGGCCGGACAGCTGTTCGGAAGTCAAATACATTAATCAAAATTTTAGCTCAG GATCATCGGCACCGATCACCTCAGAGGAAGAGGACAACGACGAAGAAGAGGACGAATTAAGCAAGATACCGGAGCTCAACTCCCCCGATAGTATTTCGGACGACTTGGTACAGCCTTTGCCGTTGCGCCAAAGTCCAATCAAAACAACCGGTCCGAACAACTCGATTCGAAATCCTTCTCCCTATTACTATTCTGATCTGTTGAAgaataaacaacaacagcaactcGACCAGGACCAGGGCACTGATCAGCAGCCCCGTCAGGAGCCAGCAGAAGAGGAAGCCGATTCGAACAGGCAGACATCTGGCACTTCAGCTGCAGGAAATATTCGCCAAGCGCGAGAGGCTGGCGTTCGATACAAGAAGAGCAGTAGCCTAGACACGCCGGGCGCAGAGAAGGAAGTGTGCCTGCCAAAGCGGTACTCGATCACTGAAGAGGGCGTGCGAATAATTCGTTGCGATTCGCCCTCGACGACTACCTCGGACGATTCGGACTGCTCCGAATGTCGCAAGCGGCGCGCCTGGCACGCGCAAGCACTGGCCATTGCTAGAGCCAGCTGTAACATTGGACCCCTGCTCGATGCTAGTTCGATGCCACCGCACCGTTTGCTTGGTCCGGCGGCAGTCTGTGCCTGTGTGACGCCTGCCTACGGCGAGGATAACGATGAACTCTTCCGTCCGCGGAGCATCTTCTATGTGCACCAGCCGGGCGCCACAGACTGCGCTGACTGTTTACTGAGCGACCCATCCGTGCTACCGCCAGCAGAGGCGGGCACCGCCGACGACATGGCTAACGTGCGCACCCGTCAGATATACGAGACGGCGTTCGACTCGAAGATCACCCGCTCGGACGACGATCTGGACGAAGTGGACCGGATCACCAACCAGAGcgtgctgctgcagctgacCAAGAGCAATAGTAGCAGCGCCAGCAATATGGTATCGGCCAGCCAGAGTCGCAACAAGCGGCTCGATTCGAAGCGGACCAAGTCCGCAGCCAGCAAGACGCCTTCCAGCAACCCAGCTGTTTCCGCAGTCAACACTGAAGCGACGGGCGCCAGCGTAGAAGCCGGCAGTCAGGCCGAGCAGCTGTCACAGGACCTGCAGGAAAAGCTGCAGATTGACAAACAAATGGACAATATCGCCAACGCTAACTCCACGTCTTCCTCTCAGCTTCCTTTGCGCGGATACACACCGTCCCCTCCGTCGACCGCACCGCTACCGATGAAGTTCCCGGGCAAGCACGATCGGTTCTTCATCAACAGCATTAAGAGTGCCCCAAATCTTCCCGCTTCCAACGTCGGTGCACAGCATCCACGACTGAAGGACCTCCGGCTAGACATACAGCACGTGCGCAACAACGACGTTCCTTCCGGGAGCTGTGATGGCAGCATGAACGACGGCCCGTTCGCCCACAACTCGAAAGTCGGCGAACGGCCCCGATCGACGCTGTGTTTGGAGCCGGAGCGGGTTCTCGAGCTGAAGCGTGGCCATCGGTCCGCCCATCACCACCACGgaaaacagcagcaacagcgtgGCCGTAATTTTTCCTCCACTGAGAGCATGGCGACATCAAGCAGCGGTGGCAGTATGGAGTCGCTAAAATCCAGCACCAGCGAGGGTAACCGGAGTACCTCGAGCTCCGACTCGCGCCACTCGTCTTCGCTCAGCTCGCACAGCTCCGACTCGGGGCCATCGATGGCGTATCCGCTGCGAGTACCGGTGGTGGTGCACAACAAGCTCAACATTCTCAGTCCTATATCGGACAAGTCGTCACAGGAGCCCGGTTCCGAGACATCAGATATTAACAATCGCAACAACAACTCCCAGAAACAGTCTCCCGTAGACGGGATGGCTACGGCGACCGGCGTTGCCGCCGGAACCGGTACCCTTACTTCCACCAAGAAGGATGTTGATGAATGTACCAGCGGAGCGGGGCTCATTGGTACCGAGGCTGTGAAGACGAGCGTTACAAAGAGACGTTCTGCGCCGAACAAAGCGTTGTTGGTGATAACCG GACCTGAAATCCAAGGATCGGACAGCGGAATCTCACTCCACTCGCGCGAAGACCTCAAATCGCGTACGAACTTCCTCAACCTTGGCATTCAGCGAGCCTCGATGGGACTGGAGAAGCAGAACGATCATGGCAAGGTGGCCGCTCTTCCGCAGGACCTTCACGATCTTCCATTCGACATGCCAAAGCTACGCAGAAGACGTGCCCATTTGCAGCAG GAACCCTGCACGTCGGGCAGTGTCACGTCGGTGGACGTAGGTGATTTACCCTTTGACATGCCGAAACTACGGCGTCGTTTGCGATTGTCGCagaatcagcagcagcagcagcatcaactgcaacagcaacaacagcagcagctgctgcagcaATCCATTCCAACCGTACCGTCTACCTCGGCGGCCATGCTCCTGCAGACGAGCACGGAATCTAGTGGCCTATCGCAGGCCTCATCCAGCTTGTCGATGCGAGACTCCGATAACAAGCTGGCCATGGGTGGAG GTCTATTTAAACAAAGCCTTACCCTAAATCTGAACGAATGTGGCAGCAGACCGCCGAAAAAGTTCGGCACGCTCGACCTCGGGCTGAATCTGGGATCGAACCGCCCGCACGTGGACGTTATCGACGCTTCCATCCCTCTCGATCGTCAGGG CTGGTACCATGGTTCCATCAGCCGTATCGATGCCGAAAAGATACTGCGTCCGCTGTCGGAGGGCAGCTTCCTGGTGCGAAACAGTGAATCCACACGACAAGACTATTCGCTGACCTTAAA GAGCGCCAAAGGTTTTATGCACATGCGGATCCAACGGGATGCCGACTCGGGACAGTTCATTCTCGGACAGTTCAGCCGCCCGTTCCCAACCATACCGGACATGATACGGCACTTTTGTCTGAACCGCCTGCCCGTACGCGGGGCCGAGCATATGTGTCTTCTCGAGCCTGTCATTGCACAGATTCTATGA